The following proteins are encoded in a genomic region of Colletotrichum higginsianum IMI 349063 chromosome 9, whole genome shotgun sequence:
- a CDS encoding Oxidoreductase produces MASKTYNVGIIGYGLSAKVFHIPFINLTPQFKLHSIVQRKPTASSSAPNDYPELKHHTSLEPMLQDPEVDVINILTPPNTHFSFTKQALQAGKHVLVEKPFVPTVAEAEELIRIARDNKRLICVYQNRRWDSDFLTVKKMVADGVFGRVYEFDTHFDRYRPERPTSWKGELGMAEGGGALFDLGSHLLDQAYHLFGMPETVYGKLVSQRDGRFDAEDPDSVHAQLAYKDGLLVSVRIGVMSVETHQPRFWVRGTKASFHKTALDPQEDHLKAGRKPNEPGFGVEDPINGGRLLLVREGGEVEERTKLTVEPKTYLKLFEAFAKAVETGREEDVPVPASEARDVLRIIDAVRESAKTGREVRLS; encoded by the exons ATGGCATCCAAGACGTACAACGTTGGAATCATCGGATATGG ATTGTCCGCCAAGGTCTTCCACATTCCCTTCATCAACCTCACCCCCCAGTTCAAGCTGCACAGCATCGTCCAGCGCAAgcccacggcctcgtcgtcggcgcccaaTGACTACCCCGAGCTGAAGCACCACACCTCGCTGGAGCCCATGCTCCAGGAccccgaggtcgacgtcatCAACATCCTCACGCCGCCCAACACCCACTTCAGCTTCACCAAGCAGGCGCTCCAGGCCGGCAAGCACGTGCTGGTCGAGAAGCCCTTCGTGcccaccgtcgccgaggccgaagagctCATCCGGATCGCCAGGGACAACAAGCGCCTCATCTGCGTCTACCAGAACCGCCGCTGGGACAGCGACTTCCTGACGGTCAAGAAGATggtggccgacggcgtcttcggcCGCGTCTATGAGTTCGACACCCACTTCGACCGCTACCGCCCCGAGCGCCCGACGTCGTGGAAGGGCGAGCTGGGcatggccgagggcggcggcgccctcttCGACCTGGGCTCCCACCTGCTCGACCAGGCCTACCACCTCTTTGGCATGCCCGAGACGGTCTACGGCAAGCTCGTCAGCCAGCGCGACGGCCgcttcgacgccgaggacccgGACAGCGTGCACGCGCAGCTGGCCTACAaggacggcctcctcgtcagCGTGCGCATCGGCGTCATGAGCGTCGAGACGCACCAGCCGCGCTTCTGGGTGCGCGGCACCAAGGCCTCGTTCCACAAGACGGCGCTCGACCCGCAGGAGGACCAcctcaaggccggccggAAGCCCAACGAgcccggcttcggcgtcgaggacccCATCAACGGCGGCAGGCTGCTCCTCGTcagggagggcggcgaggtcgaggagcgcACCAAGCTGACGGTCGAGCCCAAGACGTACCTCAAGCTCTTCGAGGCGTTCGCCAAGGCGGTCGAGACGGGCCGCGAGGAGGACGTTCCCGTGCCGGCGAGCGAGGCGCGGGACGTgctgcgcatcatcgacgccgtcagGGAGAGCGCCAAGACGGGACGCGAGGTGCGCCTCTCTTGA